A genomic segment from Helicoverpa armigera isolate CAAS_96S chromosome 10, ASM3070526v1, whole genome shotgun sequence encodes:
- the Ocm gene encoding uncharacterized protein Ocm isoform X1 produces MDSSTTVFTSKITRVGNHHKNNLYDLLNIVPAKPLKVNETKKYTCDFIPKTGKYYTPKRKSRLKVKTVRDIRKLFEQDTFSYLLNELETQQNTLLKKIRHGSSSDEITKNLATKLLRGDSPITRSTWQMLINLNPEHHKNPRQFVKWNGKYIQVNGSLGGRKQIINNYDLSFKSPPQQNTKKHILKNNFGIRKKGLLRNSLVVQFKPGPLCKKQFLDDSPQKYHIGNTELIHLPKPGLDIKPTYGTASEPMITQYLNNLRPGDGTITGKWAEFAVSVLGTIKKSNAVQINKDCITFDLAYKYNQNKLLMRRGADNLLNTSEYSGLRVTERDRRTARTGLKTEILDIINKMIDSVEINLTQDTLFTQEKETEPSTDLNSMDVTNAKDKLKRKFGELDRLAVRVITLNEIEEPQITKSCNNKHCSLGCICASLQGKYNLRQHCGRIECIFDCKCGYDMYKDDPLHAECSDLLPGLININNDDLHLAKEEQKFHQTVIVAGKKRILLKTEKRNSKPSKKYADFYSNVTSKQEQHKRLDASVVAIKFDCNNIEPWCMVHNLYKCFCKGKFTETCANISEEIGKESLSKETTNDAEDLENLKGANDDTGIEECPSARMKEQQKSTEWTNSVSVRKSKIFESIPKKVNKSRSFDKLKYNSNTEENNYDSENEIKSHSNAGTTGIQRNKNSRYTLRQLKMTNFNRDTDKSSEKSFYSDDSNSLDYMDEETNTCSRTSAYVGRKYTNGYYKNTNSKILEMEKHDKKLQERLDSINLKIDSEKTKTTDKTANDSENLSEIDKKSRKRLLSETKLVSWLESNYKIYKQRNDRGFLKNALEPPQLGKVALHSWEFILTRYRERKNLFLVSRQKPFRIFMAVNTNNSFFTNCININDIRFAELHKYPQTVKNLLINATDLKDNFCILRGLSFCWELIGSVTKVSESDGSGAEHDASPKINMNPQDESDTDMSADFNQNNAVSEESLTENTEQTEIQTSPLQKKDSESKSCVDYVGSSKWFVMTIENDFSEIRFFRKGFFVKYESIINAISVARLSGKTVRLSSKKCMEQPEVPQFGIYAIPNNNEYCVFVGPYEMEDTLGIETIKTILDVRNVRVKRTRGFWITTNKIDNLKVVENPLSFVPSTNTQNNSEIPLEAHLCTNLETNLNQQDNTKLPESVVTNQNEESKECSPSKRDIKVVKPIKIRKTNGFYHLASDGVLKKISLKYPKIAPKPVITRINVGDCVMDSTRSLLQICKTGIDNNVNGVTSLLTTSQEPVTEAVSQIKIASVYSTQNEPSVSNPSKPPVTSKDRGMFILKPEEINRKVIQNELMAEVTSASRNKYEFNNKSKSMFLDSNNYKIMPESTDWNADDVNVYVLSDEENERTSETIDQGEIEDNGQLWTDVCIECTNVPSLGWIPGIKNFHNLLSFKLPGSEYSEFYPEEKAFAEINLELSKRINTSMNITLQWKVNESSDKFEGTEINPEHLYPDYILTQEGLLHTSDIIKSNKDNLKTYSKTNLKGNARGSASPSEIGKINLLKQIEEPRNTGDVHH; encoded by the coding sequence ATGGACAGCAGCACTACTGTTTTTACCTCCAAGATAACGAGGGTTGGGAAtcaccataaaaataatttatacgacCTTTTGAACATTGTTCCCGCTAAACCTCTTAAAGTTAATGAAACAAAGAAGTACACTTGCGATTTCATCCCAAAAACTGGTAAATATTATACACCGAAAAGAAAATCGCGACTGAAAGTGAAAACTGTTCGAGATATCAGAAAATTGTTTGAACAAGatacattttcttatttattaaatgaactgGAAACGCAGCAAAacactttattaaaaaaaatacgacatGGTTCTTCAAGTGATGAGATAACAAAAAATTTGGCTACAAAGTTGTTAAGAGGTGACTCTCCTATTACTAGGTCAACTTGGCAGATGTTAATTAATCTGAATCCAGAACATCACAAAAATCCACGCCAATTTGTTAAATGGAATGGGAAATATATTCAAGTGAACGGAAGTTTAGGTGGTAGgaagcaaataataaataactatgatttaTCATTTAAGTCACCACCAcaacaaaatacaaagaaacACATATTAAAGAACAATTTTGGAATAAGAAAAAAAGGACTATTAAGAAATTCGTTAGTCGTTCAATTTAAACCAGGCCCTCTTTGTAAGAAACAATTTCTTGATGATTCGCCTCAAAAATACCACATAGGTAATACCGAACTCATACATCTTCCAAAACCAGGACTGGACATCAAACCTACTTATGGTACTGCTTCAGAGCCTATGATAACACAGTATCTTAATAATCTCCGTCCTGGGGATGGCACTATAACCGGAAAATGGGCTGAATTTGCAGTTTCTGTTTTAGGTACTATCAAAAAATCTAATgcagtacaaataaacaaagattGCATTACATTTGATTTAGCTtacaaatataatcaaaataaattactaatgcGCCGTGGTGCTGATAATCTTTTGAACACCTCCGAATATTCTGGATTGAGAGTTACAGAGAGAGACAGGCGAACAGCAAGAACAGGattaaaaactgaaatactagatattataaataaaatgatagatTCTGTAGAAATAAACTTAACTCAAGATACATTATTTACTCAAGAAAAAGAGACGGAACCATCAACTGATTTGAACTCCATGGATGTAACAAACGCAAAAGACAAGCTCAAAAGAAAATTTGGCGAACTAGACAGACTTGCTGTTAGGGTGATAACACTTAATGAAATTGAAGAACCTCAAATAACAAAAAGCTGCAACAATAAGCACTGTTCTTTGGGTTGTATTTGCGCTTCATTGCAAGGCAAATACAATTTGAGGCAGCATTGTGGCCGTATCGAATGCATTTTTGATTGCAAATGTGGCTATGACATGTACAAAGATGATCCATTACATGCAGAATGCTCAGATCTGCTTCCTGGActcataaacataaataatgatgatttaCATTTAGCgaaagaagagcaaaaatttcaTCAAACTGTTATAGTAGCtggaaaaaaaagaattttattaaagacAGAAAAAAGGAATAGCAAACCATCCAAAAAATATGCCGATTTTTACAGCAATGTGACCTCAAAACAAGAACAGCACAAAAGACTAGATGCTTCGGTTGTAGCAATAAAATTTGATTGTAATAATATAGAACCATGGTGTATGGTTCATAACCTATATAAGTGTTTTTGTAAAGGCAAATTTACCGAAACTTGTGCAAATATAAGTGAGGAAATCGGTAAAGAATCACTGTCCAAAGAAACGACTAATGATGCTGAGGATTTAGAAAACCTTAAAGGAGCGAATGATGATACTGGAATCGAGGAATGTCCTTCAGCACGAATGAAAGAGCAACAAAAATCTACAGAATGGACAAATTCAGTTTCAGTCAGAAAATCGAAAATTTTTGAAAGTATACCAAAGAAAGTAAACAAATCAAGAAGTTTTGATAAACTTAAATATAACAGTAATACTGAAGAAAATAATTACGACTCTGAGAATGAAATTAAAAGTCATAGTAATGCAGGGACAACGGGTATACAAAGGAATAAGAACTCAAGATATACTCTAAGAcaattaaaaatgacaaatttcaatagagataCGGACAAAAGCagtgaaaaatcattttattctgATGATAGCAATTCTTTGGATTATATGGATGAAGAAACAAATACATGTTCAAGGACGAGTGCGTACGTTGGAAGAAAATACACTAAtggatattataaaaatacaaatagtaaaatattggAAATGGAAAAGCACGATAAAAAACTTCAAGAGAGATtggattcaattaatttaaaaattgatagTGAAAAGACTAAAACAACTGATAAAACTGCCAATGACTCAGAAAATCTGTcagaaattgataaaaaaagcAGAAAGCGTTTACTAAGTGAAACCAAACTCGTGTCGTGGTTAGAATCgaactacaaaatatataaacagcGAAACGATCGAGGTTTTTTAAAAAATGCCTTAGAACCGCCACAATTAGGTAAAGTAGCGTTACACTCCTGGGAATTTATTCTAACCAGATATCGAGAACGCAAAAACCTATTTTTAGTATCTCGTCAAAAGCCTTTCCGAATTTTTATGGCAGTAAATACCAACAattctttttttacaaattgcattaatattaatgatatcCGATTTGCAGAGTTACACAAATATCCCCAAACCGTAAAAAACTTACTTATAAATGCAACTGATCTAAAAgacaatttttgtattttacgaGGTTTGTCTTTTTGCTGGGAATTAATAGGCTCTGTGACTAAAGTAAGCGAGAGTGATGGATCAGGTGCGGAACATGATGCTtccccaaaaataaatatgaatccGCAAGATGAAAGCGACACGGACATGTCAGCTGATTTTAATCAAAACAATGCAGTGTCTGAGGAATCGTTGACAGAAAATACGGAACAAACCGAAATACAAACTTCGCCTTTGCAAAAAAAAGATTCTGAAAGTAAAAGCTGTGTGGACTATGTTGGGTCatcaaaatggtttgttatgacaatagaaaatgattttagtgaaataagattttttagaaaaggattttttgttaaatatgaaAGCATTATAAATGCCATTAGCGTTGCACGTCTATCCGGTAAAACTGTTCGACTATCTTCTAAGAAATGTATGGAACAACCTGAAGTTCCCCAGTTCGGCATATATGCAATTCCTAACAACAACgaatattgtgtttttgttggaCCGTATGAAATGGAAGATACTTTGGGGATAGAAACGATTAAGACTATTTTAGACGTAAGAAACGTAAGGGTGAAAAGAACAAGAGGGTTTTGGATTACAACAAACAAGATCGATAATCTGAAAGTTGTAGAAAATCCTTTATCATTTGTTCCTTCAACAAATACCCAAAATAACAGTGAAATTCCTCTAGAAGCGCATCTTTGTACCAATCTCGAAACTAATTTAAACCAACAAGACAATACAAAATTACCAGAAAGTGTAGTCACAAATCAAAATGAAGAATCAAAAGAGTGTTCTCCTAGCAAAAGAGATATAAAAGTtgttaaaccaataaaaatacgCAAAACGAATGGCTTCTACCACCTGGCATCCGACggcgttttaaaaaaaatatctttaaaatacCCTAAAATCGCACCAAAACCTGTTATTACACGTATAAATGTGGGAGATTGTGTTATGGATAGTACCAGATCATTACTACAAATATGTAAAACAGGCattgataataatgttaatggAGTGACTTCATTATTGACAACTTCACAAGAGCCGGTTACTGAAGCAGTATctcaaataaaaatagcctCCGTATATTCAACACAAAATGAACCTTCTGTTTCTAATCCCAGTAAACCACCAGTCACCAGTAAAGATAGaggaatgtttattttaaaacctgaagaaataaatagaaaagttaTACAAAATGAATTGATGGCTGAAGTGACATCGGCTTCTAGGAATAAGTATGAATTCAATAATAAGTCTAAAAGTATGTTCTTGGATTCGAATAATTATAAGATAATGCCCGAGTCAACAGATTGGAATGCCGATGATGTTAATGTATACGTCTTATCAGATGAAGAAAATGAAAGAACTAGTGAAACTATAGATCAGGGTGAAATTGAAGATAACGGACAACTATGGACGGACGTTTGCATAGAATGTACAAATGTTCCAAGCCTAGGCTGGATACCAGGAATAaagaattttcataatttactcaGCTTTAAATTACCTGGATCAGAATATTCAGAATTTTATCCGGAAGAAAAAGCTTTTGCCGAAATAAACTT
- the Ocm gene encoding uncharacterized protein Ocm isoform X2 → MDSSTTVFTSKITRVGNHHKNNLYDLLNIVPAKPLKVNETKKYTCDFIPKTGKYYTPKRKSRLKVKTVRDIRKLFEQDTFSYLLNELETQQNTLLKKIRHGSSSDEITKNLATKLLRGDSPITRSTWQMLINLNPEHHKNPRQFVKWNGKYIQVNGSLGGRKQIINNYDLSFKSPPQQNTKKHILKNNFGIRKKGLLRNSLVVQFKPGPLCKKQFLDDSPQKYHIGNTELIHLPKPGLDIKPTYGTASEPMITQYLNNLRPGDGTITGKWAEFAVSVLGTIKKSNAVQINKDCITFDLAYKYNQNKLLMRRGADNLLNTSEYSGLRVTERDRRTARTGLKTEILDIINKMIDSVEINLTQDTLFTQEKETEPSTDLNSMDVTNAKDKLKRKFGELDRLAVRVITLNEIEEPQITKSCNNKHCSLGCICASLQGKYNLRQHCGRIECIFDCKCGYDMYKDDPLHAECSDLLPGLININNDDLHLAKEEQKFHQTVIVAGKKRILLKTEKRNSKPSKKYADFYSNVTSKQEQHKRLDASVVAIKFDCNNIEPWCMVHNLYKCFCKGKFTETCANISEEIGKESLSKETTNDAEDLENLKGANDDTGIEECPSARMKEQQKSTEWTNSVSVRKSKIFESIPKKVNKSRSFDKLKYNSNTEENNYDSENEIKSHSNAGTTGIQRNKNSRYTLRQLKMTNFNRDTDKSSEKSFYSDDSNSLDYMDEETNTCSRTSAYVGRKYTNGYYKNTNSKILEMEKHDKKLQERLDSINLKIDSEKTKTTDKTANDSENLSEIDKKSRKRLLSETKLVSWLESNYKIYKQRNDRGFLKNALEPPQLGKVALHSWEFILTRYRERKNLFLVSRQKPFRIFMAVNTNNSFFTNCININDIRFAELHKYPQTVKNLLINATDLKDNFCILRGLSFCWELIGSVTKVSESDGSGAEHDASPKINMNPQDESDTDMSADFNQNNAVSEESLTENTEQTEIQTSPLQKKDSESKSCVDYVGSSKWFVMTIENDFSEIRFFRKGFFVKYESIINAISVARLSGKTVRLSSKKCMEQPEVPQFGIYAIPNNNEYCVFVGPYEMEDTLGIETIKTILDVRNVRVKRTRGFWITTNKIDNLKVVENPLSFVPSTNTQNNSEIPLEAHLCTNLETNLNQQDNTKLPESVVTNQNEESKECSPSKRDIKVVKPIKIRKTNGFYHLASDGVLKKISLKYPKIAPKPVITRINVGDCVMDSTRSLLQICKTGIDNNVNGVTSLLTTSQEPVTEAVSQIKIASVYSTQNEPSVSNPSKPPVTSKDRGMFILKPEEINRKVIQNELMAEVTSASRNKYEFNNKSKSMFLDSNNYKIMPESTDWNADDVNVYVLSDEENERTSETIDQGEIEDNGQLWTDVCIECTNVPSLGWIPGIKNFHNLLSFKLPGSEYSEFYPEEKAFAEINLELSKRINTSMNITLQWKVNESSDKFEGTEINPEHLYPDYINLLKQIEEPRNTGDVHH, encoded by the coding sequence ATGGACAGCAGCACTACTGTTTTTACCTCCAAGATAACGAGGGTTGGGAAtcaccataaaaataatttatacgacCTTTTGAACATTGTTCCCGCTAAACCTCTTAAAGTTAATGAAACAAAGAAGTACACTTGCGATTTCATCCCAAAAACTGGTAAATATTATACACCGAAAAGAAAATCGCGACTGAAAGTGAAAACTGTTCGAGATATCAGAAAATTGTTTGAACAAGatacattttcttatttattaaatgaactgGAAACGCAGCAAAacactttattaaaaaaaatacgacatGGTTCTTCAAGTGATGAGATAACAAAAAATTTGGCTACAAAGTTGTTAAGAGGTGACTCTCCTATTACTAGGTCAACTTGGCAGATGTTAATTAATCTGAATCCAGAACATCACAAAAATCCACGCCAATTTGTTAAATGGAATGGGAAATATATTCAAGTGAACGGAAGTTTAGGTGGTAGgaagcaaataataaataactatgatttaTCATTTAAGTCACCACCAcaacaaaatacaaagaaacACATATTAAAGAACAATTTTGGAATAAGAAAAAAAGGACTATTAAGAAATTCGTTAGTCGTTCAATTTAAACCAGGCCCTCTTTGTAAGAAACAATTTCTTGATGATTCGCCTCAAAAATACCACATAGGTAATACCGAACTCATACATCTTCCAAAACCAGGACTGGACATCAAACCTACTTATGGTACTGCTTCAGAGCCTATGATAACACAGTATCTTAATAATCTCCGTCCTGGGGATGGCACTATAACCGGAAAATGGGCTGAATTTGCAGTTTCTGTTTTAGGTACTATCAAAAAATCTAATgcagtacaaataaacaaagattGCATTACATTTGATTTAGCTtacaaatataatcaaaataaattactaatgcGCCGTGGTGCTGATAATCTTTTGAACACCTCCGAATATTCTGGATTGAGAGTTACAGAGAGAGACAGGCGAACAGCAAGAACAGGattaaaaactgaaatactagatattataaataaaatgatagatTCTGTAGAAATAAACTTAACTCAAGATACATTATTTACTCAAGAAAAAGAGACGGAACCATCAACTGATTTGAACTCCATGGATGTAACAAACGCAAAAGACAAGCTCAAAAGAAAATTTGGCGAACTAGACAGACTTGCTGTTAGGGTGATAACACTTAATGAAATTGAAGAACCTCAAATAACAAAAAGCTGCAACAATAAGCACTGTTCTTTGGGTTGTATTTGCGCTTCATTGCAAGGCAAATACAATTTGAGGCAGCATTGTGGCCGTATCGAATGCATTTTTGATTGCAAATGTGGCTATGACATGTACAAAGATGATCCATTACATGCAGAATGCTCAGATCTGCTTCCTGGActcataaacataaataatgatgatttaCATTTAGCgaaagaagagcaaaaatttcaTCAAACTGTTATAGTAGCtggaaaaaaaagaattttattaaagacAGAAAAAAGGAATAGCAAACCATCCAAAAAATATGCCGATTTTTACAGCAATGTGACCTCAAAACAAGAACAGCACAAAAGACTAGATGCTTCGGTTGTAGCAATAAAATTTGATTGTAATAATATAGAACCATGGTGTATGGTTCATAACCTATATAAGTGTTTTTGTAAAGGCAAATTTACCGAAACTTGTGCAAATATAAGTGAGGAAATCGGTAAAGAATCACTGTCCAAAGAAACGACTAATGATGCTGAGGATTTAGAAAACCTTAAAGGAGCGAATGATGATACTGGAATCGAGGAATGTCCTTCAGCACGAATGAAAGAGCAACAAAAATCTACAGAATGGACAAATTCAGTTTCAGTCAGAAAATCGAAAATTTTTGAAAGTATACCAAAGAAAGTAAACAAATCAAGAAGTTTTGATAAACTTAAATATAACAGTAATACTGAAGAAAATAATTACGACTCTGAGAATGAAATTAAAAGTCATAGTAATGCAGGGACAACGGGTATACAAAGGAATAAGAACTCAAGATATACTCTAAGAcaattaaaaatgacaaatttcaatagagataCGGACAAAAGCagtgaaaaatcattttattctgATGATAGCAATTCTTTGGATTATATGGATGAAGAAACAAATACATGTTCAAGGACGAGTGCGTACGTTGGAAGAAAATACACTAAtggatattataaaaatacaaatagtaaaatattggAAATGGAAAAGCACGATAAAAAACTTCAAGAGAGATtggattcaattaatttaaaaattgatagTGAAAAGACTAAAACAACTGATAAAACTGCCAATGACTCAGAAAATCTGTcagaaattgataaaaaaagcAGAAAGCGTTTACTAAGTGAAACCAAACTCGTGTCGTGGTTAGAATCgaactacaaaatatataaacagcGAAACGATCGAGGTTTTTTAAAAAATGCCTTAGAACCGCCACAATTAGGTAAAGTAGCGTTACACTCCTGGGAATTTATTCTAACCAGATATCGAGAACGCAAAAACCTATTTTTAGTATCTCGTCAAAAGCCTTTCCGAATTTTTATGGCAGTAAATACCAACAattctttttttacaaattgcattaatattaatgatatcCGATTTGCAGAGTTACACAAATATCCCCAAACCGTAAAAAACTTACTTATAAATGCAACTGATCTAAAAgacaatttttgtattttacgaGGTTTGTCTTTTTGCTGGGAATTAATAGGCTCTGTGACTAAAGTAAGCGAGAGTGATGGATCAGGTGCGGAACATGATGCTtccccaaaaataaatatgaatccGCAAGATGAAAGCGACACGGACATGTCAGCTGATTTTAATCAAAACAATGCAGTGTCTGAGGAATCGTTGACAGAAAATACGGAACAAACCGAAATACAAACTTCGCCTTTGCAAAAAAAAGATTCTGAAAGTAAAAGCTGTGTGGACTATGTTGGGTCatcaaaatggtttgttatgacaatagaaaatgattttagtgaaataagattttttagaaaaggattttttgttaaatatgaaAGCATTATAAATGCCATTAGCGTTGCACGTCTATCCGGTAAAACTGTTCGACTATCTTCTAAGAAATGTATGGAACAACCTGAAGTTCCCCAGTTCGGCATATATGCAATTCCTAACAACAACgaatattgtgtttttgttggaCCGTATGAAATGGAAGATACTTTGGGGATAGAAACGATTAAGACTATTTTAGACGTAAGAAACGTAAGGGTGAAAAGAACAAGAGGGTTTTGGATTACAACAAACAAGATCGATAATCTGAAAGTTGTAGAAAATCCTTTATCATTTGTTCCTTCAACAAATACCCAAAATAACAGTGAAATTCCTCTAGAAGCGCATCTTTGTACCAATCTCGAAACTAATTTAAACCAACAAGACAATACAAAATTACCAGAAAGTGTAGTCACAAATCAAAATGAAGAATCAAAAGAGTGTTCTCCTAGCAAAAGAGATATAAAAGTtgttaaaccaataaaaatacgCAAAACGAATGGCTTCTACCACCTGGCATCCGACggcgttttaaaaaaaatatctttaaaatacCCTAAAATCGCACCAAAACCTGTTATTACACGTATAAATGTGGGAGATTGTGTTATGGATAGTACCAGATCATTACTACAAATATGTAAAACAGGCattgataataatgttaatggAGTGACTTCATTATTGACAACTTCACAAGAGCCGGTTACTGAAGCAGTATctcaaataaaaatagcctCCGTATATTCAACACAAAATGAACCTTCTGTTTCTAATCCCAGTAAACCACCAGTCACCAGTAAAGATAGaggaatgtttattttaaaacctgaagaaataaatagaaaagttaTACAAAATGAATTGATGGCTGAAGTGACATCGGCTTCTAGGAATAAGTATGAATTCAATAATAAGTCTAAAAGTATGTTCTTGGATTCGAATAATTATAAGATAATGCCCGAGTCAACAGATTGGAATGCCGATGATGTTAATGTATACGTCTTATCAGATGAAGAAAATGAAAGAACTAGTGAAACTATAGATCAGGGTGAAATTGAAGATAACGGACAACTATGGACGGACGTTTGCATAGAATGTACAAATGTTCCAAGCCTAGGCTGGATACCAGGAATAaagaattttcataatttactcaGCTTTAAATTACCTGGATCAGAATATTCAGAATTTTATCCGGAAGAAAAAGCTTTTGCCGAAATAAACTT